From one Cynocephalus volans isolate mCynVol1 chromosome X, mCynVol1.pri, whole genome shotgun sequence genomic stretch:
- the LOC134368436 gene encoding olfactory receptor 5AR1-like translates to MENSSVGTDFILLGMTDNPQLEILLFGFFLIVYIVTVLGNLGLLVLIRLSSRLHTPMYFFLSNLSFLDVCFSSITIPKTLANLSSKLKDVSFLGCVTQMGLFIVFASAECNFLASMAYDRYTAICHPLLYHITMTRVRCLLLVAGCYLGGLVNMVAVTTSITQLSFCQPRILPHFFCDIPPLLALACSDPWDTQILVAGCGGFTLVTSIVVILASYMFILLTILGIPSASGKRKAFSTCASHLTAVGLYYGTTMYTYLLPSRRGSQTGNQMVSVFYTMVIPMLNPLIYSLRNQEVKVALQKILRHSS, encoded by the coding sequence ATGGAGAATTCATCTGTAGGGACTGACTTCATCCTTCTTGGCATGACAGATAACCCTCAGCTTGAGATTCTGCTATTCGGGTTCTTCCTTATTGTTTATATTGTCACCGTATTGGGGAACCTAGGCTTGTTGGTCCTGATCAGACTCAGCTCCcgcctccacacccccatgtactttttcctctctAATCTGTCCTTCCTTGATGTCTGTTTCTCTTCCATCACAATCCCAAAGACTTTAGCAAATTTGTCATCTAAGCTGAAGGATGTTTCCTTCCTTGGATGTGTGACTCAAATGGGCTTGTTCATTGTCTTTGCCTCTGCTGAATGCAATTTTTTGGCTTctatggcctatgaccgctataCTGCCATCTGTCACCCACTTCTCTACCATATTACCATGACAAGAGTCCGTTGTCTCCTCTTGGTAGCAGGATGCTACCTTGGTGGGTTAGTTAACATGGTTGCTGTGACGACTTCCATCACACAACTATCGTTCTGTCAACCGCGTATCCTCCCCCACTTCTTTTGTGACATTCCCCCACTGTTGGCACTGGCTTGCTCAGATCCCTGGGACACCCAGATCTTGGTTGCTGGCTGCGGGGGATTCACCTTGGTCACCTCCATTGTGGTGATCCTTGCCTCCTACATGTTTATCCTCCTGACTATTCTGGGAATTCCCTCAGCTTCTGGAAAAcggaaagccttctccacctgtgcttCCCACTTGACTGCTGTCGGCCTGTACTATGGAACAACTATGTACACTTACTTGCTGCCTTCTCGACGTGGATCCCAGACAGGAAATCAGATGGTCTCAGTGTTTTACACAATGGTGATTCCCATGTTAAATCCTCTCATCTACAGTTTGAGAAACCAGGAAGTGAAAGTTGCCCTACAGAAAATATTGAGGCACAGTTCCTAA